One genomic segment of bacterium includes these proteins:
- a CDS encoding Gfo/Idh/MocA family oxidoreductase — MPQYRVGLIGTGRIGSEFEDRFGEHPVSIAGAFSALPECALVAGCNRGRERLERFGKRWGVTALYHDFREMLARECLDIVAIATPPGLHREQVIAAAEAGAKGIFCEKPMALSLGECDDMIAACAQHDCRLLVNCSRRWSGLFEAVRRDAEAGRWGRLLHLVGYCQGCKPLPDWEAEHEGPMLHDAVHMYDIMRFFAGDVRWVLGTAERRYRQDLRVEDTALGLLQFVSGVQGVTIVDELTEHSHFRLELHFERGLVTLGGEQRAQQAVRSEDVAEDWWWRLAEDTLPSPAWEGTPVLNAAQDLVACLQTGQMPRCTGADGRAALEVIMGFYESERRGHEQVHFPLDEPRPMLEVMKEEGRY; from the coding sequence TTGCCACAGTACCGCGTCGGCCTCATCGGCACCGGCCGCATCGGCAGCGAGTTCGAGGACCGCTTCGGCGAGCACCCGGTCAGCATCGCCGGGGCCTTCAGCGCCCTCCCCGAGTGTGCACTGGTCGCCGGATGCAACCGCGGACGCGAGCGCCTGGAGCGCTTCGGGAAGCGCTGGGGCGTCACGGCGCTCTACCACGACTTCCGCGAGATGCTCGCCCGCGAGTGCCTCGACATCGTCGCGATCGCCACGCCGCCCGGCCTCCACCGCGAGCAGGTGATCGCCGCCGCCGAAGCCGGGGCGAAGGGCATCTTTTGCGAAAAGCCCATGGCGCTGTCTCTGGGCGAGTGTGACGACATGATCGCGGCCTGTGCGCAGCACGACTGCCGCCTGCTCGTGAACTGCTCGCGCCGCTGGTCGGGGCTCTTCGAGGCGGTGCGGCGGGATGCCGAAGCTGGGCGCTGGGGGCGCCTGCTGCACCTCGTCGGATACTGCCAGGGCTGCAAGCCGCTCCCCGACTGGGAAGCGGAGCACGAGGGGCCGATGCTGCACGACGCGGTCCACATGTACGACATCATGCGCTTCTTCGCCGGCGACGTGCGGTGGGTCCTGGGCACCGCGGAGCGGCGCTACCGGCAGGACCTGCGCGTCGAGGACACGGCGCTCGGCCTGCTCCAGTTCGTCTCCGGCGTGCAGGGCGTCACGATCGTGGATGAACTCACGGAGCACTCGCACTTCCGCCTCGAGCTGCACTTCGAGCGCGGGCTGGTGACGCTCGGCGGCGAGCAGCGCGCGCAGCAGGCCGTGCGGTCGGAGGATGTGGCCGAGGACTGGTGGTGGCGGCTGGCGGAGGATACGCTCCCGTCGCCTGCCTGGGAGGGCACGCCGGTCCTGAACGCGGCGCAGGACCTCGTCGCCTGCCTGCAGACCGGACAGATGCCGCGCTGCACCGGCGCTGACGGCCGGGCGGCGCTCGAAGTCATCATGGGGTTCTACG